The Cellulomonas oligotrophica sequence CGCAACGAGCAGCGCCGCCAGGTCGTCGAGCGGTACGCCGCCCGACGCGCCGAGCTGCGCGCCGCGTCCGTGAACCCCCACCTCACCGAGGACGAGCGCCAGGCCGCGCGCGCCGAGCTGCACCGCCAGCCCCGGGACGCCAGCCCCGTGCGCCTGCGCAGGCGGGACGTCGTCGACGGCCGCCCCCGCGGGCACCTCGGCACCTTCGGCCTGTCGCGCGTGCGGTTCCGTGAGATGGCGCTGCGCGGCCAGCTGCCCGGCGTGACCAAGTCCAGCTGGTGACCAGCACCCCGACCCCCAGGAGCCACCCGTGAAGCA is a genomic window containing:
- the rpsN gene encoding 30S ribosomal protein S14, which translates into the protein MAKKSKIARNEQRRQVVERYAARRAELRAASVNPHLTEDERQAARAELHRQPRDASPVRLRRRDVVDGRPRGHLGTFGLSRVRFREMALRGQLPGVTKSSW